A DNA window from Candidatus Methylacidithermus pantelleriae contains the following coding sequences:
- a CDS encoding sulfate/molybdate ABC transporter ATP-binding protein: protein MQIEVYEISKRFGHFIALDDVSLRISSGEFVTLLGPSGSGKTTLLRIIAGLEIPDKGKILFNGEDVSARHPRDRGVGLVFQHYALFRHMTVFENIAFGLRVRRRKMGFSEKQISSRVEELLHLVRLEGLAQRYPHELSGGQRQRVALARALAVEPQVLLLDEPFGALDAQVRVELRSWLRELHDRIGLTSVFVTHDQEEAFELADRVAIFNNGRIEQVGSPKEVWDHPASPFVCGFLGSVNIFHGRVSQGKVQIGSIELDMPEVNLDTGTAVLVYVRPREVELSLDASKDTHLAGRVRRLLPAGPVVRVHVDPWDGGERILVELDQDIHETLKIQPGQDVFVRPRRFRIFPIQ from the coding sequence ATGCAGATTGAGGTCTATGAGATTAGCAAGCGGTTTGGACATTTCATTGCCCTTGATGACGTGAGCCTTCGGATTTCTTCGGGAGAATTTGTAACGCTTTTGGGACCCTCGGGTTCAGGGAAAACGACTCTCCTTCGAATCATCGCGGGATTAGAAATACCGGACAAGGGAAAGATCCTCTTCAATGGAGAGGATGTGAGCGCAAGACACCCGCGCGATCGCGGTGTAGGACTAGTTTTCCAACATTATGCTCTTTTCCGGCATATGACTGTTTTTGAAAACATTGCTTTTGGCCTGCGGGTGCGCCGTCGCAAGATGGGCTTTTCAGAAAAGCAAATCTCTTCTCGAGTAGAGGAGCTTTTACATTTGGTCCGACTGGAAGGATTGGCCCAGCGGTATCCCCATGAACTCAGTGGCGGCCAGCGGCAGAGGGTTGCGCTGGCACGGGCCTTGGCGGTCGAACCTCAAGTGCTTTTATTGGACGAACCTTTTGGGGCTCTCGACGCTCAAGTTCGAGTCGAATTACGCTCCTGGCTTCGGGAACTCCATGACCGGATTGGTTTAACAAGCGTCTTTGTGACCCATGACCAGGAGGAAGCCTTCGAGCTCGCAGATCGGGTCGCCATTTTCAATAACGGGCGAATTGAACAAGTGGGCAGTCCGAAAGAAGTCTGGGATCATCCGGCCTCTCCCTTTGTTTGTGGTTTTCTTGGCTCAGTCAATATCTTCCACGGTCGGGTTTCCCAAGGCAAGGTGCAGATCGGCTCCATTGAGCTCGATATGCCCGAAGTGAATCTTGATACAGGCACTGCGGTCCTGGTGTATGTCCGGCCCAGGGAAGTTGAGCTTTCCTTGGACGCAAGTAAGGACACTCACCTCGCGGGGCGCGTCCGACGCCTTCTTCCTGCCGGTCCCGTGGTCCGAGTTCACGTTGACCCCTGGGATGGAGGTGAGC